The Leptospira sp. WS39.C2 genome contains a region encoding:
- a CDS encoding cytochrome c family protein, with product MLSKSQARAFFLGGTFLFSAIFVFLTIDTLRQNDTRTDAQNLTEDVLKGKEIWEKNNCMGCHTLLGEGAYYAPDLTKVVERRGVSWIEVFLDDPQAMFPGERKMVKYNFTKEEKGQVIAFLDWVGKIDANGWPPKPNIPVDSIVTAVPPQTTTNIVKVAQPEKFSQLCVACHAVGGKGGNVGPALDHVGSKFDADYLNRWLIDPQVIKPGTNMPKLPLSDTERKDIVSYLSALK from the coding sequence ATGCTTTCAAAATCGCAAGCAAGGGCATTCTTTCTAGGTGGAACGTTTTTGTTCAGTGCTATCTTTGTGTTCCTCACAATTGATACCTTGCGACAAAACGATACCCGTACCGATGCGCAAAACTTAACGGAAGATGTGCTAAAGGGGAAAGAGATTTGGGAAAAAAACAATTGTATGGGCTGTCATACATTACTTGGAGAAGGAGCATACTATGCACCTGATTTGACCAAAGTAGTCGAAAGACGCGGAGTGAGTTGGATCGAAGTATTTTTAGATGATCCACAAGCGATGTTTCCTGGTGAACGTAAGATGGTGAAATATAATTTTACCAAAGAAGAAAAAGGACAAGTCATCGCCTTTTTGGATTGGGTAGGTAAAATTGATGCGAATGGTTGGCCTCCAAAACCAAATATCCCTGTTGATTCGATAGTTACTGCCGTACCTCCACAAACTACAACAAATATTGTAAAAGTAGCTCAACCAGAAAAGTTTTCTCAACTTTGTGTCGCCTGTCACGCCGTAGGTGGTAAAGGTGGAAATGTAGGTCCAGCGTTAGACCATGTAGGGTCGAAGTTTGATGCTGATTATCTCAATCGATGGCTAATTGATCCACAAGTGATCAAACCGGGAACTAATATGCCGAAGTTGCCGTTAAGTGATACAGAAAGAAAGGATATAGTCTCTTATCTTTCTGCATTAAAATAA
- a CDS encoding CbbQ/NirQ/NorQ/GpvN family protein encodes MLTTKIPYYEPTGKEIEIFQMAAENTLPLLLKGPTGSGKSRFLEFMAHQMGRKLITILCNDETSAVDLVGRFLVKGADTVWMDGPLTTGVKEGAIVYLDEIAEARPDTLVTIHSLTDHRRTLFIERKNEEIIAHPNFLLVASYNPGYQKGFKELKPSTKQRFLGMDFPYPKPSVEEKIIIGETGISESISKKLVQYANLVRHKPELGLAETVSTRLLVSCAKLIAKGLPSRMAGRTAIILPLTDDEDTVIALQDSFDLIF; translated from the coding sequence ATGTTAACAACAAAAATTCCCTATTACGAACCTACTGGTAAGGAAATAGAAATTTTTCAAATGGCGGCGGAGAACACTCTGCCGCTTTTGTTAAAGGGTCCTACTGGCTCAGGGAAATCTCGATTTTTAGAATTTATGGCACACCAAATGGGTCGTAAACTCATCACAATTTTATGTAATGATGAAACTTCTGCTGTGGACTTAGTAGGTCGTTTCCTTGTGAAAGGGGCCGATACAGTATGGATGGATGGTCCTCTCACCACTGGTGTGAAAGAAGGTGCCATAGTATATTTGGATGAGATTGCAGAAGCAAGACCCGATACACTTGTCACTATCCATTCCTTAACCGATCATAGACGGACTTTATTCATAGAACGAAAAAACGAAGAAATCATCGCACATCCTAATTTTTTACTCGTTGCTTCCTATAACCCTGGATACCAAAAGGGATTTAAAGAACTGAAACCTTCCACCAAACAACGATTTTTGGGAATGGATTTCCCATATCCAAAACCTTCAGTGGAAGAAAAAATCATTATTGGAGAAACGGGAATTTCCGAATCCATTTCTAAAAAACTAGTACAATATGCAAATTTGGTTCGTCACAAACCTGAGTTAGGTTTGGCGGAGACCGTATCCACAAGATTACTTGTCTCTTGTGCAAAACTCATCGCAAAAGGCCTTCCTTCTCGAATGGCAGGACGAACTGCGATTATTTTGCCACTCACTGATGATGAGGATACAGTGATTGCATTACAAGATAGTTTTGATTTAATTTTTTAG
- the mtnC gene encoding acireductone synthase, protein MQIKHNLLDIEGTTAPIAFVHEILFPYAKKHIHQFLQEYQFTEEKWKEIQLEYQKDVASLDPMLQEKLINEESASLGLPNNVPQILPKKLVSRYFEYLISKDRKFGPLKEIQGKIWKEGYESGEIKSTVFDDVPNFLQKSLQSGIQNHVYSSGSVEAQVLIYQYTVLGDLRKYFTSYFDTAVGGKREADSYLKIARNLNSSANEIRFFTDVVEEAEAAKSVGMDVVILNRPGNLKQKPHPFPVWEHF, encoded by the coding sequence ATGCAAATTAAACACAACTTACTTGATATCGAAGGGACAACAGCACCAATTGCTTTTGTCCACGAGATTCTTTTTCCTTATGCTAAAAAACACATCCACCAGTTTTTACAAGAATATCAATTTACAGAAGAGAAATGGAAGGAAATCCAATTGGAATACCAAAAGGATGTTGCTTCTTTGGATCCTATGTTACAAGAGAAATTAATAAATGAAGAATCTGCTTCTCTTGGTTTGCCTAACAATGTACCTCAAATCCTTCCGAAAAAATTGGTTTCCCGATATTTTGAATATCTCATTTCAAAAGATCGTAAATTTGGACCACTAAAAGAAATCCAAGGAAAAATTTGGAAAGAAGGGTATGAATCAGGCGAAATCAAAAGTACCGTGTTTGATGATGTTCCAAATTTTTTACAAAAGTCTCTTCAATCAGGAATTCAAAACCATGTTTATTCATCTGGGTCAGTAGAAGCACAAGTTTTAATCTACCAGTATACTGTGTTAGGTGATTTGAGGAAGTATTTTACTTCCTATTTTGATACAGCAGTTGGTGGCAAAAGAGAAGCTGATAGTTATTTAAAGATTGCTCGGAATTTAAATTCTTCTGCAAATGAAATTCGTTTTTTTACCGATGTTGTAGAGGAAGCTGAAGCTGCAAAATCTGTGGGGATGGATGTCGTAATTTTAAATCGTCCAGGTAACCTAAAACAAAAACCACATCCTTTCCCCGTCTGGGAACATTTTTAA
- a CDS encoding WecB/TagA/CpsF family glycosyltransferase, protein MKQLSEIVHNSSKDERDILLEYQNIDVSKLETLHVLGIPIDNVTTDEAIAKLFRVLEKKEGMHHVLFLDPIKLMRMRPKKALHRIAEKAGTILVEGAGIGWMSKGRLKERVTPIAVMMDLIRLAELKEFTAFIFGAKDEIVERIYFNLTRHFPKVRIVGRHAGHLDRQREMRVKEAIRKTGPDIIFLAMDFPEQEIWIENNTGYFGKAVVIGVGGALDMLSGADKKAPEWFKERGLIWLWRIIARPYRIRRMWETFYFFLLGIRERFRVK, encoded by the coding sequence ATGAAGCAATTGAGCGAAATCGTTCACAATTCCTCAAAAGACGAGAGAGATATATTACTGGAATACCAAAACATCGACGTTTCCAAGTTGGAAACCTTACATGTTTTGGGAATTCCAATCGATAACGTCACTACGGATGAAGCAATTGCGAAATTATTCCGCGTGCTTGAGAAAAAAGAAGGCATGCACCATGTTTTATTCTTAGATCCGATCAAACTGATGAGGATGCGCCCTAAAAAAGCACTCCACCGTATCGCAGAAAAGGCTGGTACCATTTTGGTGGAAGGTGCTGGTATCGGATGGATGTCAAAAGGCCGTTTGAAAGAACGTGTGACTCCTATTGCTGTGATGATGGATCTCATTCGCCTTGCAGAACTCAAAGAGTTCACTGCCTTTATTTTTGGGGCTAAAGACGAAATCGTCGAACGTATTTATTTTAATCTCACAAGACATTTTCCCAAAGTTCGCATCGTCGGAAGGCATGCTGGACATTTGGACAGACAACGCGAGATGCGAGTCAAAGAAGCCATTCGTAAAACAGGACCAGACATCATTTTCCTTGCTATGGACTTTCCAGAACAAGAAATTTGGATCGAAAACAACACAGGGTATTTTGGAAAAGCTGTTGTGATTGGTGTTGGTGGCGCATTAGATATGTTATCTGGTGCTGACAAAAAAGCACCAGAATGGTTCAAAGAAAGGGGTCTTATTTGGTTATGGCGCATCATTGCAAGGCCATACCGAATCCGTCGTATGTGGGAAACATTTTACTTCTTTTTGCTTGGAATCCGCGAACGTTTTCGAGTCAAATAA
- a CDS encoding heme-copper oxidase subunit III, which translates to MNAETEVENDSIFYPPGGILIWIIVFVEVITFCMGIGSLLYDKTQDLSGFVSMQSHLHRGFAFWNTIFLLTSGFLLATGVHAKENKNETIFSLSMMGSILFGFCFLILKFAEFYDKWTLGFNLDSNLFFSYYWLLTGFHYLHVVVGMIILFIVLLNRKTISLVNLEAGGIFWHMCDLIWLLLYPALYLIQ; encoded by the coding sequence ATGAACGCAGAAACAGAAGTAGAAAACGATTCGATTTTTTACCCTCCGGGGGGAATACTCATTTGGATCATCGTATTTGTAGAAGTAATCACCTTTTGTATGGGGATTGGATCTTTACTTTATGACAAAACACAAGACCTAAGTGGGTTTGTATCCATGCAAAGCCATTTACATCGCGGATTTGCGTTTTGGAATACGATTTTCCTACTTACCAGTGGGTTTTTACTCGCAACTGGTGTTCATGCAAAAGAAAACAAAAATGAAACAATCTTTTCTTTGAGTATGATGGGTTCAATATTATTTGGATTTTGTTTTTTGATTCTCAAATTTGCCGAATTCTACGATAAATGGACGTTAGGTTTCAATTTGGATTCCAATTTATTTTTTAGTTACTACTGGTTGTTAACAGGTTTTCATTACCTTCATGTTGTTGTAGGAATGATCATCTTATTCATTGTCTTACTCAATCGAAAAACCATATCCCTTGTGAACTTAGAAGCAGGTGGGATTTTTTGGCATATGTGTGACCTTATCTGGCTCCTTTTGTATCCAGCATTGTATTTAATCCAATAA
- a CDS encoding Crp/Fnr family transcriptional regulator has translation MIINYITKSGPESLLKAFSRCKELTFNKDEFLFHAGDEVTHMDLLVSGDLQVFKYDGNMNEVTLTFFRSVCIVAEWAVIQGIPYPASARFTKKSNILRMPLSEVQNRLNSNIELNHIVMHSLMNKIETLNLAINRGLTMDAMQRVAHFLFYGTPDSLALKQTQMASLLYLRPETFSRILKQLKDQGLVDTKKGEITVLDKEGLLKILA, from the coding sequence ATGATCATAAATTACATTACAAAATCTGGTCCAGAATCATTATTAAAAGCATTTTCAAGATGCAAAGAACTCACTTTTAATAAAGACGAGTTTTTATTCCATGCTGGAGATGAAGTGACTCACATGGACCTTCTTGTTAGCGGGGACCTTCAAGTTTTTAAATACGATGGCAACATGAATGAAGTGACATTAACTTTTTTTCGATCAGTTTGTATTGTTGCAGAATGGGCGGTCATCCAAGGAATTCCATACCCAGCATCAGCAAGGTTTACCAAAAAAAGTAATATACTAAGAATGCCACTTTCAGAAGTGCAAAACCGATTAAATTCAAATATCGAACTTAACCATATTGTAATGCATTCTTTGATGAATAAAATTGAAACCTTAAACTTAGCTATTAACCGTGGCCTTACAATGGATGCTATGCAAAGAGTGGCTCATTTTTTATTTTATGGAACACCTGATTCTCTTGCTTTAAAACAAACTCAAATGGCTTCATTATTGTATTTAAGGCCTGAAACATTTTCTCGTATATTAAAACAACTAAAAGACCAAGGTTTGGTTGATACAAAAAAAGGGGAAATCACCGTCTTAGACAAAGAAGGTCTCTTAAAAATTTTGGCTTAA
- a CDS encoding cbb3-type cytochrome c oxidase subunit I → MRFQSQKVAYWFFATCMLLLSLQIVYGFIMGFARIGFDGLHDYIPFNTARATHTNLLVVWLLTGFMGAAYYIIPEESDRDLYSVKLAYIQLISWVVVGVVAIIGFHFNWWEGRKFLEIPRPLDYLVVVNVLTFLFNIAMTIWEAKKRSTTQLVLFFGLLCAALLYLPGMLYFDNQTLDSYFRWWVVHLWVEGVWELIMGGILAFLLIKLTGVDREVIEKWLYVVVGLTFLSGILGTGHHYYWIGTPKYWLMVGGIFSALEPLAFLGMAIWALNMYRKKGKDHPNKIALYWTLGSAMMSFIGAGFLGFAHTWPSVNQWTHGTLITAMHGHLAFWGAYAMLVLAVISYAMPNMTGRKLFTGMSGYLAFWASNIGMLGMTGALAVAGITQVYLERKLGMDFLVVQKEIVFHFIGMLLAATLFTVGITYFIVDFIRHGLPSNEALGKNVGDLD, encoded by the coding sequence ATGAGATTCCAATCACAAAAGGTCGCATATTGGTTCTTTGCAACTTGTATGTTACTCTTATCGTTACAAATCGTTTATGGATTTATTATGGGTTTTGCACGAATTGGTTTTGATGGATTACATGATTACATTCCATTTAACACTGCGCGTGCGACACATACCAATTTACTTGTCGTTTGGTTATTAACTGGGTTTATGGGTGCTGCTTATTACATCATCCCTGAAGAGTCTGACAGAGATTTGTACAGTGTGAAACTAGCTTATATCCAACTCATCTCTTGGGTTGTGGTAGGGGTGGTTGCCATCATTGGATTCCATTTTAATTGGTGGGAAGGTAGAAAGTTTTTAGAAATACCAAGACCTCTTGATTATCTTGTGGTAGTCAACGTTCTTACCTTTCTTTTCAATATTGCAATGACCATTTGGGAAGCCAAAAAAAGAAGTACAACTCAACTAGTTTTATTCTTTGGTCTGTTATGTGCTGCATTACTTTATTTACCAGGTATGTTGTACTTTGATAACCAAACCTTGGATTCTTATTTTCGTTGGTGGGTTGTGCACCTTTGGGTAGAGGGAGTTTGGGAACTCATCATGGGTGGTATCCTGGCATTTTTACTCATCAAACTCACGGGCGTGGATCGAGAGGTCATCGAAAAATGGTTGTATGTGGTTGTTGGACTTACTTTCCTTTCGGGGATTTTAGGAACGGGTCACCACTACTACTGGATCGGAACACCTAAGTATTGGCTTATGGTTGGGGGAATTTTCTCTGCTTTAGAACCACTGGCTTTCCTTGGAATGGCGATTTGGGCACTCAACATGTATCGCAAAAAAGGAAAAGACCATCCAAACAAAATTGCACTCTATTGGACTCTTGGTAGTGCAATGATGTCGTTTATTGGTGCTGGTTTTCTTGGATTTGCTCACACTTGGCCTTCCGTCAACCAATGGACTCATGGAACTCTCATCACAGCGATGCATGGACATCTTGCGTTCTGGGGAGCCTACGCCATGTTAGTGTTAGCTGTTATTTCTTATGCGATGCCAAATATGACTGGGCGTAAACTATTTACAGGTATGTCTGGATATTTAGCATTTTGGGCATCCAATATTGGAATGTTAGGAATGACTGGTGCACTCGCAGTAGCAGGGATCACACAAGTGTATTTAGAACGTAAATTGGGAATGGACTTTCTTGTCGTACAAAAAGAAATTGTATTCCACTTTATTGGAATGTTACTTGCGGCAACTCTGTTTACAGTTGGAATCACATACTTCATTGTTGATTTCATCCGTCACGGTCTTCCAAGTAATGAAGCACTTGGAAAAAATGTTGGTGACTTAGATTAA
- a CDS encoding nitric oxide reductase activation protein NorD, giving the protein MEWDQFVFYQGHKLWKKLKTKLTPPSLYGAYRMETEEVKLIKYLQTLRKETTSLVYSNGEITLGQNFLKFPEEIRWYLSETTTKKQVRILLAYLSFLYENQIHLENEFKNKLVQNKEIQFPKSFYQWFRLFLKQFPGVITDWKEIRHERLQIRKQDPKQYETIVSCFYMANASLSHLKINFPAGKDFVSGKQKQKIESKESKQKLDPNDAELLEVDEKKIEEYTLGHNFEKIETVEEFDGQWRDIDGEEDMEEEEALQELNLKHIIRTEDPVHTTRTSESGAGTLLEILEDTSNEKPFLYPEWDYKQKKYKSNYCSVIEEYPKTLDPSYTINVLEKQRRTLLLLKKKIVALLNQTRIKKRLVSGADIDLDALVDRYADLKAKKTPSEAIYMNPIRDVSDIALYFLMDLSLSTDSWIHDKRILDVERESLLLFSECLEELKIPFGIAGFYSRTRNHNQFIHLKQMKESWNVVRDRLGPLSPIGYTRVGPSLRHTNSLLKDSGYKQKWIILITDARPNDYDKYEGKYGIEDVNKAVGECLLNGVQVYTLAIGTEEKPTIPAMMRNASYQMLFHPERLLDSLQEFFRRAIRI; this is encoded by the coding sequence TTGGAATGGGATCAATTTGTCTTTTACCAAGGTCATAAACTTTGGAAAAAATTAAAAACGAAGTTAACTCCTCCAAGTCTATACGGTGCCTATCGCATGGAGACAGAGGAGGTAAAACTCATCAAGTATTTACAAACACTTCGCAAAGAAACAACATCCCTTGTTTATAGCAATGGTGAGATTACCCTTGGCCAAAATTTTCTTAAATTTCCAGAAGAAATTCGTTGGTATCTTTCGGAAACGACGACTAAAAAACAAGTTCGTATCTTACTTGCCTATCTTTCTTTTCTTTATGAAAACCAAATCCATTTAGAGAATGAATTCAAAAATAAGTTAGTTCAAAATAAAGAAATTCAGTTTCCCAAATCTTTTTACCAATGGTTTCGGTTGTTTTTGAAACAATTCCCAGGTGTCATAACCGATTGGAAAGAAATTCGCCACGAACGATTACAGATTCGAAAACAAGACCCCAAACAATATGAAACCATTGTATCTTGTTTTTATATGGCAAATGCATCTCTTTCACATTTGAAAATAAATTTCCCTGCAGGAAAAGATTTTGTTTCAGGCAAACAAAAACAAAAAATTGAATCCAAAGAATCAAAACAAAAATTAGATCCAAATGATGCAGAACTCTTAGAGGTAGATGAGAAAAAAATTGAAGAGTATACATTGGGTCATAATTTTGAAAAAATTGAAACGGTAGAAGAGTTTGATGGGCAATGGAGAGACATTGATGGGGAAGAGGATATGGAAGAGGAAGAAGCTCTTCAGGAACTCAATCTCAAACACATCATTCGCACCGAAGACCCAGTTCATACCACAAGAACCAGTGAATCCGGAGCCGGAACACTACTCGAGATCTTAGAAGATACGAGCAATGAAAAACCATTTTTATACCCGGAGTGGGATTACAAACAAAAAAAATACAAATCTAATTATTGTTCCGTGATCGAAGAATATCCGAAAACCTTAGATCCATCTTACACAATCAATGTTTTGGAAAAACAACGACGCACATTATTGTTATTAAAGAAAAAAATTGTAGCACTTCTCAACCAAACACGCATTAAAAAACGTTTGGTCTCGGGGGCAGATATTGATTTGGATGCACTGGTAGACCGGTATGCAGACTTAAAAGCAAAAAAAACTCCATCAGAAGCCATTTATATGAATCCGATTCGTGATGTTTCGGACATTGCTTTGTATTTTTTAATGGATTTGAGTTTGTCCACAGATTCTTGGATCCATGATAAACGAATTTTAGATGTGGAAAGAGAAAGTTTATTATTATTTTCTGAATGTCTGGAAGAACTTAAAATTCCATTTGGAATTGCAGGTTTTTATTCACGCACGAGAAACCATAACCAATTCATCCATTTGAAACAAATGAAAGAATCTTGGAATGTTGTAAGAGATCGATTAGGACCATTATCACCCATTGGATATACAAGAGTTGGTCCATCATTACGTCATACAAATTCACTCTTAAAAGATTCTGGTTACAAACAAAAATGGATCATCCTCATCACCGATGCAAGACCCAATGATTATGATAAGTATGAAGGTAAATATGGGATAGAAGACGTAAACAAAGCAGTCGGTGAATGTTTGTTAAATGGAGTGCAAGTATATACACTTGCGATTGGAACGGAAGAAAAACCGACAATTCCTGCGATGATGCGAAATGCTAGTTACCAAATGTTATTCCACCCAGAAAGGCTCCTCGATTCCTTACAGGAATTTTTCCGAAGAGCCATTCGCATCTAA
- a CDS encoding MFS transporter, with the protein MNQKISKQETTYLRFIGLGELVEHGGRGILAFWVILALTFFLFGDQNLIAPNMKNIAASLGITNQAEIDWKFGAEVPTLFFILGALVSLSMGYLSQAFSRKRLLIAAVLLGEIPCFLSGFANSYNEFLILRTLCGFGLGGIFPLIYSLIGDYFSSHSRAIATGYVSLMIGLGVGVGQLLGGILGGEDPINGWRASFIYMSAPSFLFALIYLLFCEEPKRGGSEDVDAADTLSHKITLKDFKILFENKTNIGVFLQGIPGCIPWGVFFVFLADYYENTYMFSKELAAGMITFAAIGIFIGSFFGGVLGQLLYNIKKQYQPLLCMFSIMIGMIPAVFLLYAFSIVNNPLLFIGLNVITGILISIAGPNVGAVLINVNAPKSRSAIFSLYNLTDNLGKGLGPVISAVILGLTPNRGLALSISILFWIPCALAWLLIIFNYEKDETNMHLLLKEKTS; encoded by the coding sequence ATGAACCAAAAAATTTCAAAACAAGAAACAACCTACCTTAGGTTTATTGGTCTTGGGGAATTAGTAGAACATGGTGGAAGAGGTATTTTAGCATTTTGGGTGATTCTTGCTCTCACTTTCTTTTTGTTTGGTGATCAAAACCTTATTGCACCCAATATGAAAAATATTGCTGCATCACTTGGAATTACAAATCAAGCAGAGATCGATTGGAAATTCGGAGCGGAAGTACCTACGTTGTTTTTCATTTTAGGAGCTTTGGTTTCATTGTCAATGGGGTACCTTTCGCAAGCATTCTCACGCAAACGTTTATTGATTGCAGCCGTATTGTTAGGAGAGATTCCATGTTTTTTATCAGGATTTGCCAATTCATATAATGAATTCCTAATATTACGAACACTTTGTGGTTTTGGATTAGGAGGGATTTTTCCACTTATATATAGTTTGATTGGTGATTATTTCTCGAGTCATTCGAGAGCGATCGCAACAGGTTATGTTTCTCTTATGATAGGTCTTGGAGTAGGCGTTGGACAATTATTAGGTGGAATACTTGGTGGAGAAGATCCAATCAATGGTTGGAGAGCTTCTTTCATCTATATGTCTGCACCATCATTTTTATTTGCCTTGATTTATTTGTTGTTTTGTGAAGAACCAAAACGTGGTGGATCGGAAGATGTAGATGCAGCAGATACTCTTTCACACAAAATTACTTTAAAAGATTTTAAGATTTTGTTTGAGAATAAAACGAACATTGGAGTTTTTTTGCAAGGGATTCCTGGTTGTATTCCTTGGGGTGTGTTTTTTGTTTTTTTAGCGGATTATTATGAAAACACATATATGTTTTCAAAAGAATTAGCGGCAGGAATGATTACCTTTGCTGCTATTGGAATTTTCATTGGATCATTTTTTGGAGGAGTACTTGGACAATTACTTTATAATATTAAAAAACAATACCAACCTTTACTTTGTATGTTTAGTATCATGATCGGAATGATTCCTGCTGTTTTTTTATTGTATGCGTTTAGTATTGTTAACAATCCATTATTGTTCATTGGTTTGAATGTGATTACAGGAATTTTGATCTCGATCGCTGGACCAAACGTAGGTGCAGTGCTTATCAATGTAAATGCTCCTAAATCAAGGAGTGCAATATTTTCTCTCTATAATTTGACAGATAATTTAGGAAAAGGTCTCGGTCCAGTGATCTCTGCTGTAATTCTTGGACTCACACCAAATCGAGGTTTAGCGCTATCCATTTCGATTCTTTTTTGGATTCCCTGTGCCTTAGCTTGGTTACTCATTATTTTCAATTATGAAAAAGATGAAACCAATATGCATTTGTTATTAAAAGAAAAAACTTCTTAG
- a CDS encoding prokaryotic cytochrome C oxidase subunit IV gives MLRISFTFLVLLVIVYLSFYGIGSFVPGNWNLVLMSALKFLLISFVFMNLLRAHFFWKLVFSIVIVVYSIGILYLA, from the coding sequence ATGTTACGAATTAGTTTTACTTTTTTGGTTTTACTTGTGATCGTTTATCTTTCGTTTTATGGGATCGGATCGTTTGTTCCAGGAAATTGGAATTTAGTGTTAATGAGTGCACTCAAATTCCTTTTGATTTCCTTCGTGTTTATGAATTTGTTACGGGCGCATTTCTTTTGGAAATTGGTTTTTTCCATTGTAATTGTAGTTTACTCAATTGGGATATTGTATCTTGCTTAA
- a CDS encoding NnrS family protein: MKTSFFELSFWNTAFRPFFWFGSLFGFLIIGIWLFVLANIINNPIQVNAIHWHSYEMVFGFTKAIVLGFLFTAVQNWTNSTILKGKNLFVLLAFWLLGRFSFYPFGFLSYLSFGFDICSDLIVIYLLLPKLIVPTQKHNRPLLYHYGLFTIFHILSAFSAYSILDSEQTLLYVHLSIFVVLFLILIIGGRVVPFFSGVVIQGYSFKRMPKLETILIYLPFIFYFAKLLQGYLNNTKLGSITPFQQIGITLFAFLSFLVGFGLFVSNTIRYISWKPWKSYQRPILWILYLGYFWVCLGFLLYSLADLNLFPISSAIHSLTVGGLGVFIYGMITRVSLGHTGRAIVASKLTVFAYLVLNLSVFVRVVLPLFHEYKLAYYGSGIGWILCFVIFFVQYTTILMTPRPDGKPT; the protein is encoded by the coding sequence ATGAAGACTTCCTTTTTTGAACTCAGTTTTTGGAATACTGCCTTTCGCCCCTTTTTCTGGTTTGGTTCTCTCTTCGGATTCCTCATCATCGGAATTTGGTTATTCGTACTTGCGAATATCATAAACAATCCAATTCAGGTAAACGCCATCCATTGGCATTCCTACGAAATGGTATTTGGTTTCACGAAGGCAATTGTTTTAGGATTTTTATTCACTGCAGTTCAGAACTGGACCAACTCCACCATTCTCAAAGGTAAAAATTTATTCGTACTTTTGGCCTTCTGGCTTTTAGGAAGATTTTCCTTTTATCCTTTTGGTTTTTTGAGTTACTTATCCTTCGGCTTTGATATCTGTTCCGATCTTATCGTGATTTACCTTCTCCTTCCCAAATTGATTGTCCCCACCCAAAAACACAATCGCCCACTTTTATACCATTACGGACTTTTTACCATCTTCCATATCTTAAGCGCCTTCTCTGCATATTCCATTTTAGATTCGGAACAAACTCTACTCTATGTTCATTTGAGTATCTTTGTAGTTCTATTTTTAATTTTGATCATTGGTGGTCGTGTTGTTCCATTTTTTTCTGGAGTTGTGATCCAGGGGTATTCCTTTAAACGAATGCCAAAACTAGAGACAATCCTAATCTATTTGCCATTTATTTTTTATTTCGCCAAACTATTACAAGGTTACTTGAACAATACGAAATTAGGATCGATAACCCCTTTTCAACAAATAGGAATTACCTTATTTGCCTTCCTTTCTTTTCTTGTTGGATTTGGTTTGTTTGTCTCCAATACCATTCGTTATATTTCCTGGAAACCTTGGAAATCTTACCAAAGACCCATCCTTTGGATATTGTACTTAGGATACTTTTGGGTTTGTCTCGGATTTTTATTATATAGTTTGGCGGATCTAAATCTCTTCCCGATTTCTTCAGCCATCCATAGCCTAACTGTAGGTGGACTTGGAGTATTTATCTACGGAATGATCACCCGAGTGAGTTTGGGTCATACAGGTAGAGCCATCGTTGCTAGCAAATTGACAGTATTTGCGTATCTCGTATTAAATCTTTCTGTTTTTGTGCGAGTGGTTTTACCTCTCTTCCATGAGTACAAATTGGCTTATTATGGATCGGGAATCGGTTGGATCCTATGTTTTGTTATCTTCTTTGTCCAATACACAACAATACTTATGACTCCAAGACCAGATGGAAAACCAACATAA